One genomic window of Meles meles chromosome 3, mMelMel3.1 paternal haplotype, whole genome shotgun sequence includes the following:
- the LOC123938369 gene encoding olfactory receptor 2T33-like has translation MEGLNDTTEINFILLGLFNHTQTHVFLFSMVLMIFLISLLGNALMIVLIHEDPQLHTPMYFLLSQLSLMDLMLVSTIVPKMATNYLMGTRTISPAGCGTQIFLFLTLGGGECFLLAAMAYDRYVAICHPLRYPILMNQKLCFHMTAGSWLLGGVDGLMQAGATLSFPYCHSREINHFFCEAPTLVRLACADTTFFEFFMYVCCILMLLIPLSLILASYSLILAAVLHMKSTAAQKKAFATCSSHLAVVGLFYGAIIFIYMRPKSYHSVARDKVVSAFYTIVTPVLNPLIYSVRNKDVKGALRKWLEKRFLGHL, from the coding sequence ATGGAGGGCTtaaatgacaccacagaaattAACTTCATTCTCTTAGGACTCTTTAACCACACTCAGACCCACGTGTTCCTCTTCTCCATGGTGCTCATGATCTTCCTCATCTCCCTGCTGGGCAATGCCCTCATGATCGTGCTCATCCATGAGGACCCCCAGCTTCACACGCCCATGTACTTCTTGCTTAGCCAGCTCTCCCTCATGGACTTGATGCTGGTCTCCACCATAGTCCCCAAAATGGCAACTAACTACCTGATGGGCACCAGGACCATCTCTCCTGCTGGCTGTGGCACCCAGATCTTCCTGTTTCTCACTCTGGGAGGGGGTGAATGCTTCCTCTTAGCGGCCATGgcttatgaccgctatgtggccatatGTCACCCCCTGCGCTACCCCATCCTCATGAATCAGAAGCTCTGCTTCCACATGACTGCAGGTTCCTGGCTTCTGGGAGGGGTGGATGGTCTGATGCAGGCTGGGGCCACTCTGAGTTTCCCTTACTGCCATTCTCGGGAAATAAACCACTTTTTCTGTGAGGCACCCACACTCGTGCGCCTTGCTTGTGCTGACACcacattttttgaatttttcatgtATGTGTGCTGCATCCTGATGCTCCTGatccctctgtctctcattctgGCCTCCTACAGTCTCATCTTGGCTGCTGTCCTTCACATGAAGTCCACAGCCGCTCAGAAAAAAGCCTTTgccacctgctcctctcacctGGCTGTTGTGGGACTCTTCTATGGAGCCATCATATTCATCTATATGAGGCCCAAATCCTACCATTCAGTGGCCCGCGACAAGGTGGTCTCTGCTTTTTACACCATAGTCACACCTGTGTTGAATCCCCTTATCTACAGTGTGAGGAATAAAGACGTCAAGGGGGCTTTGAGAAAGTGGCTAGAGAAACGTTTTCTGGGACATTTATAG